DNA from Dehalococcoidia bacterium:
AATCAAATAGGTACATCGAATTTACGTATCAACACATTTACACGTGAATGTTCAATGTCTTATGTTGTAAAATCGCTTAGTGCGTATTACTACATGCCAAGCACCAAACAGTGATCACATCGTCCTTGGTCTCCATGAGTACCTTAAAGACCAATTGGGTAAACCACTTGAACTCGTGATAGATATGCCATGGCAAGACCGTGCAAAAATGCTCTATGACGGGGAAATAGATATCGCATGGATATGTGGGCTGCCATACACAAGGCATACTGATGCAGGTACCGCAGCATATGAATTGCTAGCAACACCTGCCCGCAATGCAAAACGCTACCTCAATAGACCAGTTTTTTTCTCTGATTTAGTAATACGTGCAGACAGTGACGCTCAAGTACTTACTGACCTACGGGGTGCTACTGTTGCATATAACGAGCCCGAGTCATTCTCAGGCTACACTGCACTACGTGCTCATATTGCGTCGATTGATGAGCACGAGTTGTTTGACAAGGTTTATGAAGCAGGCTCTCATGAAGAAGCATTGGAATTAATAAAAACTAGCGTCGTTGATGTAGCTGCCATTGATAGCACAGTACTTGAAATGCAAGAAGCAATAAACCCATCAAGTGTGAGAGGACTCAAAGTTCTTCGCTCTCTTGGACCATATCCTGGCCCTCCTCTTGTCATTAGTAAAAGATTACCGAAGAGCATTCGGGAAACGATTCGCACGGCAGTACTAAACATGCATAATAATTCTTTAGGTCGGCAATTATTAGAGCAAGGGATGCTTTCAAGGTTCATGGAAGTGAATGATAACGATTACGACATTATACGTAATTTAGACCAAGTCAGTCGCCAAGTAACAGATTGGAGCCACCGAACGCATATGAATAATCTACCATCATTGAATGAGTTGAGGGGGTAGGAAGAAATAATTAGTTCTGAGTTATTGCTTAGTCGGTGAATAACTTCCATCTGGAATGCGTGTTGGAAGTTTGAATCCATGATTGTTTAATAAGTCATATGCTTTAACATCACGAATTTTTAATTCTTCTTTTGTACAAATTGACCACTCTACATTGGGGCACTTGTTTGTGATTGATGGATCTAATGCTCCAATATTGGCAACAGTTATCCAATAAAAGTATTCGTGAACTTGGCATCCATAGGGACAATCAAAATATC
Protein-coding regions in this window:
- a CDS encoding PhnD/SsuA/transferrin family substrate-binding protein, whose product is MRITTCQAPNSDHIVLGLHEYLKDQLGKPLELVIDMPWQDRAKMLYDGEIDIAWICGLPYTRHTDAGTAAYELLATPARNAKRYLNRPVFFSDLVIRADSDAQVLTDLRGATVAYNEPESFSGYTALRAHIASIDEHELFDKVYEAGSHEEALELIKTSVVDVAAIDSTVLEMQEAINPSSVRGLKVLRSLGPYPGPPLVISKRLPKSIRETIRTAVLNMHNNSLGRQLLEQGMLSRFMEVNDNDYDIIRNLDQVSRQVTDWSHRTHMNNLPSLNELRG